The Saprospiraceae bacterium genome includes the window CCAAGGCACCTGGAGGCGCGCCCGCCCTATTGTAAGTAGCGCGGAAGGTGTGCTTAGGATCTGGCTTATACACCAGGGCCAACCTAGGAGAAAAGAAGCCTTCATCCAGGATGTTGAAATCATCATATCGACCTGCAGCTAGTAAATCCAGTTTTTTGGAAATGGCAAATTTACCCTGCAAATAGGCACCAAAAATCTGATAATCATCGTCATCTTCATTTCGGCCATACGTTAGGTTGTTGGTACTGCTGATCGCTTTACGATAGTCAACACCAAAGGTCCAATCCGCGTTTAAAAAATTGGGTGTTTCAATATTGTATTGAAGTTGCCCCTCCAATTGTTTACGACCCACGGAAGACATATTTCCTGTTTGGTAAAGGAAGGTCGGATTGTCCTCTTTTCCACCATCATTATCTACATAAAATAATTGTGCGAAAAGGCCTCCTTTTTGCATTCTGGCCTGCGCCCAATATTCATTCGCCTGGGCTAGTCCCTCTCCCAAATCATTATAGAATACAGAAGAAGCCGTATTATAACCTGTTGAAACGGTTACGCTAAGGTCATCTTGTGGACGAAATTCCACACTGCCATTAAAAGCAGCATTCCACCAATCTGCTTGCATCGGATTGCCATCACCATCTGGATCCAAGTCACTCTGTGTAAGTAAAACAGTCCCTGGTTTTGTCAAATCTACTATACCTTTAGATACGGCCGGTCTGGAAATGGTTGTTTTTAAATTGGCAATTTGTGCCGCATCAGTTGGATCATCCGGATCTAGGGTAAACTCATTACCTTTATTATAGGTAGCATTTATCTTATACCCGAAAGTTTTGTTTTGATTTCTACCCGCATGGCGCACGGCGGATAAGAAAGTACTCAATTCACCACCGCCGATTTGGATGGTTGTACCCGGATAATCAATCGGATTTTTGGTAATGAAATGGATAACACCAGAAGTTACGCCGGGACCATATAAAGCGGATCCTGGACCTCTTACGACTTCTATTCGCTCCAAGTCAATATTCATAATACCCGCTTGGTCGGATTGGAAGGTACCTACCCCTGGGCCAATCAAACTTCGGTAATCCATAATAGGGAAAGCAGAGGTGCCAAAAAGACCCGAAGATGCCCGCATCTCAATATTTATCCTAGCTGCACTTTGTTGCTGAATTTGCACACCTGGAACGTTTACCAAGTTTCTAACAGGGTCCGTTTGGGGAGAACCCTCCAGTTTCCTGGCAGTCAATACCGTAATGGAGGCAGGCGCCTCTTGGACTTTTTCTCGTTTCCTGGATGCAGAAACCACTACTTGCTCTGTAAAAATCCCCTCCAATAGTTTTATGCTAAGTGGAGAAGTATTGCTAACCTCAATTTCTTCGGTGGTAAAACCGGTATAGGAAACGACCAAAGTAAGTGGAAATGCAACGGAAGTGCTTAAAGAAAATTTGCCATCAAGATCAGTGATGGTCCCTTGAGTGGTCCCTTTAATAGTGACATTGGCCCCAATTAAAGGTTCCCCCGCCTCATCTGTCACGGTTCCACTTAGATTGGATTGGGCCCAGGTCGCACCACCAAGCGAAACCATTGCAAATAGCAACAGAATGAACCG containing:
- a CDS encoding TonB-dependent receptor, with protein sequence MKLNIYYRFILLLFAMVSLGGATWAQSNLSGTVTDEAGEPLIGANVTIKGTTQGTITDLDGKFSLSTSVAFPLTLVVSYTGFTTEEIEVSNTSPLSIKLLEGIFTEQVVVSASRKREKVQEAPASITVLTARKLEGSPQTDPVRNLVNVPGVQIQQQSAARINIEMRASSGLFGTSAFPIMDYRSLIGPGVGTFQSDQAGIMNIDLERIEVVRGPGSALYGPGVTSGVIHFITKNPIDYPGTTIQIGGGELSTFLSAVRHAGRNQNKTFGYKINATYNKGNEFTLDPDDPTDAAQIANLKTTISRPAVSKGIVDLTKPGTVLLTQSDLDPDGDGNPMQADWWNAAFNGSVEFRPQDDLSVTVSTGYNTASSVFYNDLGEGLAQANEYWAQARMQKGGLFAQLFYVDNDGGKEDNPTFLYQTGNMSSVGRKQLEGQLQYNIETPNFLNADWTFGVDYRKAISSTNNLTYGRNEDDDDYQIFGAYLQGKFAISKKLDLLAAGRYDDFNILDEGFFSPRLALVYKPDPKHTFRATYNRAGAPPGALVYNIDFPVNAPIPGLFDFWLAGQKNLHEFGSNPMIDVTLPGVPDLPFGTPGLPLAIPFGAVNDGVLAQLIPGLAANPQTAPLAPAIEAYLRAYTPGGFTGALVGVNAFENNTLLNELIPTNKATVSVNNTLEFGYKGLFGDKFGVSIDVYNITTKGFSDFTQIGPLITLQGANIPTDLGARVQADITPVLIAALTPQLGAEGAAAAAGQIAPLIGGAYAAGGQSFVANVPAPLLSSIFGAVESNQVPQGDGIVHVPAGYRIFPDAEAAFWGMDIALEYYFSGDLSAWANYSYVSKTEFRGEDLGEPANSPLSIYFNAPKNKYRLGLNYAPEMGFRANASFQHDDSFFASVGQYTGDTDVKDLVDLGIGYKFEKGLAIDLTGTNIFNNEYRAFRNMPKIGRRIIAKLTYTFGDK